In Paracoccus aerodenitrificans, the following are encoded in one genomic region:
- a CDS encoding sugar transferase produces MINVNNQIISRPDSVSTALTSRDHHRTDWYNNGGKRFFDITISLIALSIILPALAILGLIIFAQDKGKPFFIHSRVGQEGKSFGCIKMRSMVMNAEERLKDILADSPEKQQEWSQTQKLNDDPRITRLGNILRKTSLDELPQLFNVLRGEMSLVGPRPIVRDELPRYGKDADTYLKLRPGLTGLWQTTGRNDVSYQERVDMDVAYSRNMSFVEDLRIMVMTIVTMLKRTGR; encoded by the coding sequence ATGATTAATGTTAACAATCAAATTATTAGCAGGCCTGACAGTGTATCCACGGCACTAACCTCTCGCGATCACCATCGCACCGACTGGTATAATAACGGTGGCAAGCGTTTTTTTGATATTACAATAAGCCTAATTGCGCTATCAATAATACTTCCTGCCCTTGCCATTCTAGGGCTGATAATATTCGCGCAAGACAAGGGAAAACCTTTCTTTATTCACAGCCGCGTAGGGCAAGAGGGAAAATCCTTCGGTTGCATAAAAATGCGGTCGATGGTCATGAACGCAGAGGAACGGCTTAAAGATATTCTGGCGGACTCCCCGGAAAAGCAGCAGGAATGGTCACAAACACAAAAGCTGAATGATGACCCACGCATCACCCGTTTGGGGAACATTCTGCGAAAAACCAGCCTTGATGAGCTGCCTCAGCTTTTCAATGTGCTGCGCGGTGAAATGAGCCTTGTTGGCCCGCGCCCGATTGTTCGTGACGAGTTGCCGCGTTATGGCAAAGACGCCGATACCTATCTGAAGCTGCGACCGGGTCTGACCGGGCTATGGCAGACGACAGGCCGGAATGACGTCAGCTATCAGGAACGTGTCGATATGGATGTCGCCTATTCGCGTAACATGTCCTTCGTGGAGGATCTGCGCATCATGGTGATGACTATCGTCACGATGCTGAAGCGGACCGGACGCTGA
- a CDS encoding O-antigen ligase family protein, whose protein sequence is MLVIMLLVATIFNDITPFLPVGEMAKDGFIYLFPIAFGLFLLRPRQIRFPAAFTAIFLIFIAVIVTGVVLNYDEISTAYFKGRSGMSRVITQGMVVVLGPLVSLLFYNLAHRGQMRDISRGAEITLWVMAVVGFLELMSWYSIPGLTQLYDTLSIAIHAGNEDYANRLRTAAFEASWAAVMVSFVFPFAMTRATPVKLVVYSLIVIAIMGLAQSRTAMLVIGIQFTVLAAAFFRHRKDYFIYGATVACLVAMAILTTPGLGQSVTEKFSNLIEYGSTEGLIDTTPGAIENASNVTRLAAIRAGMSMFRERPLIGVGFGQYGFHYPSHIHMDDMRSWEVQRYVTEGDTQLGWPPAYSLHVRMLSETGMLGYSMWLMIILPVLFRSLIMADGRSYLGRMHLAVAMILIGWMLLGVSIDSFRFFGGWIALGVGLALSRPPQVSGNRGVSVRSASAS, encoded by the coding sequence ATGCTGGTGATCATGCTGTTGGTCGCGACGATATTCAATGATATCACTCCTTTCCTGCCAGTGGGAGAAATGGCGAAGGATGGGTTTATCTATCTCTTCCCAATTGCCTTTGGGCTATTCCTGCTGAGGCCCAGACAGATCCGGTTTCCTGCCGCGTTCACTGCGATTTTTCTGATCTTCATCGCTGTGATCGTGACCGGCGTCGTGCTGAACTACGATGAGATCTCGACAGCCTATTTCAAGGGCCGCAGCGGGATGAGCCGAGTCATTACCCAAGGTATGGTGGTGGTTTTGGGTCCTCTCGTTTCACTGCTTTTCTACAACCTCGCGCATCGAGGACAGATGCGTGATATTTCCCGTGGAGCAGAGATCACTCTTTGGGTGATGGCGGTGGTCGGCTTTCTGGAGTTGATGTCGTGGTACAGCATCCCGGGCTTGACCCAGCTTTATGATACACTGTCGATTGCGATCCATGCGGGGAACGAAGACTACGCCAACCGGCTGCGAACCGCAGCGTTCGAGGCGTCGTGGGCTGCCGTCATGGTCAGCTTCGTCTTTCCCTTCGCCATGACCCGTGCGACGCCGGTTAAGCTTGTTGTTTACAGCTTGATCGTGATTGCGATCATGGGGCTGGCACAGTCGCGCACTGCGATGCTGGTCATCGGCATTCAGTTCACGGTTCTTGCGGCTGCATTCTTCCGGCATCGAAAGGATTACTTCATCTATGGCGCGACGGTTGCCTGTCTGGTTGCAATGGCTATTCTGACCACACCGGGCTTGGGGCAGAGCGTTACAGAAAAATTCTCTAACCTGATCGAGTATGGCAGCACTGAGGGGTTGATCGACACCACGCCCGGAGCGATTGAAAACGCTTCAAACGTCACCCGGCTAGCTGCAATCCGCGCTGGCATGTCGATGTTCCGCGAGCGTCCTCTGATTGGTGTTGGTTTCGGACAGTATGGGTTTCACTATCCATCGCATATCCATATGGACGATATGCGAAGCTGGGAGGTTCAGCGCTACGTCACTGAGGGCGATACCCAGCTTGGCTGGCCTCCGGCCTACTCTCTGCATGTGCGGATGCTGTCAGAGACGGGGATGCTCGGTTACTCAATGTGGCTGATGATTATACTGCCGGTGTTGTTCCGGTCCCTGATTATGGCTGACGGGCGCAGCTATCTAGGGCGGATGCATCTTGCAGTGGCGATGATACTGATCGGGTGGATGTTGCTTGGGGTGAGTATCGACAGTTTTCGTTTCTTCGGCGGATGGATCGCTTTAGGGGTGGGGCTGGCGCTTTCGCGCCCGCCCCAAGTTTCAGGGAACCGGGGCGTCAGCGTCCGGTCCGCTTCAGCATCGTGA
- a CDS encoding glycosyltransferase, whose product MTDDVGQPFARSRPQICVLIPVFRDQSGLNETLRILARDESRFDIIVVDDGSPEPIRAPESAGAHRVTLHRLECNQGIEHALNAGIGEIFDHGYSYIARLDCGDLPLPDRFRKQLVFMGQNPDVGIVGTWARCVNDEGDYLFTLRFPTEFSAMKRRQRYVPAMLHPTIMIRSEALQKVGVYSDRYRTAEDYELFMRMARDYRIANIPEVLTQYIVSETGTTAAKRKRNLVSRLRVQQDYFSWTDPHAYLGIARTLIFMAIPFSCLTAVKKKIWK is encoded by the coding sequence ATGACCGATGATGTGGGACAGCCTTTCGCCCGATCCCGGCCGCAGATCTGTGTTCTCATTCCCGTGTTTCGTGATCAGTCTGGCCTGAACGAAACTCTGCGCATTCTGGCCCGAGATGAATCCCGGTTTGATATTATAGTTGTGGATGATGGCTCTCCGGAACCGATCCGTGCTCCGGAGAGTGCCGGGGCGCATCGTGTCACGCTGCATCGGCTGGAATGTAATCAAGGAATCGAGCATGCGCTGAATGCCGGAATCGGAGAGATATTTGATCACGGCTATAGCTACATCGCGCGGCTGGATTGCGGAGATCTTCCGCTGCCCGACCGGTTCAGAAAACAGCTCGTGTTCATGGGACAAAATCCTGATGTCGGGATCGTGGGAACCTGGGCGCGTTGTGTCAATGATGAAGGGGATTACTTGTTCACCTTGCGCTTTCCGACGGAATTTTCGGCGATGAAAAGGCGGCAGCGCTATGTTCCGGCAATGCTGCATCCGACCATCATGATCCGGTCTGAGGCGCTGCAAAAGGTTGGAGTTTATTCCGATCGGTACAGAACAGCCGAGGATTATGAGCTATTCATGCGCATGGCGCGGGATTACCGCATCGCGAATATCCCCGAGGTGCTAACTCAGTATATCGTCAGCGAGACCGGCACGACCGCCGCCAAACGCAAGCGCAACCTCGTGTCGCGGCTGCGGGTGCAACAAGATTATTTCTCGTGGACCGATCCCCATGCCTACCTCGGCATCGCGAGAACGCTTATTTTTATGGCTATCCCCTTCAGCTGTCTGACGGCGGTGAAAAAGAAGATCTGGAAATGA
- a CDS encoding TRAP transporter substrate-binding protein, translated as MINRRYFTKLACAGALLMAAALPGSAQETITIKFSHVVAPDTPKGKGALKFKELAEQYTDGRVVVEVYPNSQLYKDKEELEALQLGAVQMLAPSLAKFGPLGAQQFELFDLPMLFRNRDDLRKITEGELGATMLSALEEKGIKGLAYWDNGFKIMTANSPVIVPDDFLGLKMRIQSSKILEAQMNALGAVPQVMAFSEVYQALQTGVVDGTENTPSNTFTQNVHEVQSHATVSNHGYIGYAVIVNKEFWDGLPEDVRGQLEQAMTEASEFANSIAEEENKAAMEGIRNAGTTEVHDQTEEERAEWFEVLRPVHEEMADRIGPDLVQQAYEVLGIE; from the coding sequence ATGATAAATCGCCGCTACTTCACCAAACTCGCATGTGCCGGGGCGTTGCTGATGGCAGCCGCTCTGCCGGGCAGTGCGCAGGAAACGATCACCATCAAGTTCAGCCATGTCGTTGCACCCGATACGCCCAAGGGGAAGGGCGCGTTGAAGTTCAAGGAACTGGCGGAACAATATACGGATGGGCGTGTCGTCGTAGAAGTCTATCCGAACAGCCAGCTTTATAAGGATAAAGAAGAGCTTGAGGCGCTTCAGCTTGGCGCGGTGCAGATGCTGGCGCCTTCGCTGGCAAAGTTCGGGCCTTTGGGAGCTCAGCAGTTTGAGCTGTTCGATCTGCCAATGCTGTTCCGGAACCGCGACGACCTGCGCAAGATCACCGAGGGCGAACTGGGTGCGACCATGCTGTCCGCTCTGGAAGAGAAGGGCATCAAGGGTCTTGCCTATTGGGATAACGGTTTCAAGATCATGACTGCGAATTCGCCGGTCATCGTTCCTGACGATTTCCTGGGCCTGAAGATGCGTATCCAGTCGTCCAAGATTCTTGAGGCGCAAATGAACGCGCTTGGCGCGGTGCCGCAGGTGATGGCGTTCTCTGAAGTGTATCAGGCGCTGCAAACCGGCGTCGTTGACGGCACGGAAAACACGCCGTCGAACACGTTCACCCAGAACGTCCACGAGGTTCAAAGCCACGCAACCGTGTCGAACCACGGCTATATTGGTTACGCGGTCATCGTGAATAAGGAGTTCTGGGACGGATTGCCGGAAGATGTGCGGGGTCAGCTTGAGCAGGCCATGACCGAGGCATCCGAATTCGCAAACAGCATCGCCGAGGAAGAAAACAAGGCTGCGATGGAAGGCATCCGCAATGCCGGAACGACCGAGGTGCACGATCAGACCGAAGAAGAGCGGGCCGAATGGTTCGAGGTTCTTCGCCCGGTGCATGAAGAGATGGCAGACCGGATCGGTCCCGATCTGGTTCAGCAGGCCTATGAGGTGCTTGGCATCGAATAA
- a CDS encoding oligosaccharide flippase family protein gives MASFKIWIGASAADTITRLALQLGSTMVMARILSAEEFGLASMVLGVNTVMAAFIGLPFEESLAQRRQLYTTHLETVLFVSGILTLLSMALSAVFGPIIENFANAPGFAVALIVSSLLLFAQGPGAVARAMARRHRRFVDLSICNAVSTALACVVAVMAAFSGWGVYALILQRLLPNLFFPMLAAGFMGLGGKRVLLPLRWHATRFRELFRFSWLHLANVGVTNSGPATLAFLVNAYFGQAILGQWNIALRIVDPLRMALMGVGHNLAFSALVRLQLDARKLTAKAGEIALATGFIIIPAFAGLAVATHVLLPMLVGPGWEGAVPLSQMLCLGVGLSLPFRFYFSGYSALGRPEYGLISSIFALVSMVAIFMIATDADIHNAAGVAFIASEAATVVTAVGFATFLIGRAIMPIMFRMLRIWIGALIMAAVVWSLFLSGPEVPVTLPRLAAIILTGMAIYPMAMLVVCRRCLTDFIGLIRGK, from the coding sequence ATGGCGAGTTTCAAGATTTGGATCGGGGCGTCGGCCGCTGATACAATTACCCGATTGGCCTTGCAGCTTGGTAGCACAATGGTCATGGCGCGTATTCTCAGCGCGGAAGAGTTCGGCCTGGCCAGCATGGTGTTGGGCGTGAATACGGTAATGGCCGCATTTATCGGCCTGCCATTCGAAGAATCTCTTGCGCAGCGGCGACAGCTTTATACCACGCATCTTGAAACTGTGCTGTTCGTCTCGGGCATATTGACGCTTCTATCGATGGCCCTGTCGGCTGTATTCGGCCCGATAATTGAGAATTTTGCCAATGCGCCGGGCTTTGCTGTGGCGCTGATTGTTTCCAGCCTGTTGCTGTTCGCCCAAGGGCCCGGAGCGGTAGCGCGTGCTATGGCACGGCGGCACCGGCGTTTTGTCGATCTGTCGATCTGTAACGCAGTCTCGACCGCGCTTGCCTGCGTGGTAGCGGTGATGGCCGCATTTTCCGGTTGGGGCGTCTATGCGCTGATCCTCCAACGGCTTCTGCCCAATTTATTCTTTCCGATGCTGGCCGCCGGATTCATGGGGCTTGGTGGTAAGCGCGTCCTTCTTCCGTTGCGTTGGCACGCGACACGCTTCCGAGAGCTGTTTCGTTTTTCATGGCTGCATCTGGCAAATGTCGGCGTGACCAATTCTGGTCCGGCGACGTTGGCATTTCTGGTAAACGCCTATTTCGGGCAAGCTATTCTTGGCCAGTGGAATATTGCACTGCGTATTGTCGATCCGTTGCGCATGGCACTGATGGGGGTCGGCCATAATCTTGCTTTCTCGGCTCTGGTCCGTCTGCAGCTTGATGCGCGGAAGCTGACGGCAAAAGCCGGTGAGATCGCCTTGGCTACAGGCTTCATTATCATTCCTGCATTTGCCGGGCTGGCTGTCGCAACCCACGTTTTGCTGCCTATGCTGGTCGGTCCAGGTTGGGAGGGCGCGGTCCCGCTGTCGCAGATGCTCTGTCTTGGGGTCGGGCTGTCGCTGCCATTTCGCTTCTATTTCTCGGGCTATTCTGCGCTTGGGCGGCCCGAATATGGGCTGATCAGCAGCATCTTCGCGTTGGTTTCAATGGTGGCAATCTTCATGATCGCCACCGATGCAGATATACATAATGCTGCCGGAGTGGCCTTCATTGCCTCTGAAGCGGCGACGGTTGTGACCGCGGTCGGTTTTGCAACGTTTCTGATTGGCCGCGCTATAATGCCGATAATGTTCAGAATGCTCCGGATTTGGATCGGTGCACTGATCATGGCCGCTGTGGTCTGGTCGCTTTTCCTGTCCGGCCCAGAGGTACCGGTCACGCTTCCACGCCTTGCCGCGATTATCTTGACAGGGATGGCTATTTATCCAATGGCAATGTTGGTGGTGTGTCGCCGTTGTCTGACCGACTTCATCGGACTGATCCGTGGCAAATAG
- a CDS encoding glycosyltransferase family 2 protein, which produces MSDTVFRSSSDYPFFSVVIPAYNRSDKIGRTLASCFAQSDPDFEVVVVDDGSADDTAEIVEAYTDPRIRCIRQENAGASAARNRGVAEAQGRYVAFLDSDDEFLPGKLSNFRKAITADPAGGMIVWYSPLFFHRDEGNRMVKPGRSIGENEPIGDYLFANNGLMQTSTLVVPRELLMRTGFDETLRCLEDLDLCLSLENAGARFRMLPDPLVIWHDDQAEGRLSYTTSPDEIVDWANHQASRLTAKAESGFLARFLVPQILRSQPKHALSILRRAIFLGAISPKRAAAIMMHGLTPSTYRRLRDTMVRLRHG; this is translated from the coding sequence ATGTCCGACACAGTTTTCCGGTCATCCTCGGATTACCCTTTTTTTTCTGTCGTCATCCCTGCATATAACCGCTCCGACAAAATAGGCCGGACGCTGGCCTCCTGCTTCGCTCAAAGCGATCCGGATTTTGAAGTGGTCGTTGTCGATGACGGCTCTGCTGATGATACTGCCGAAATAGTCGAGGCATATACCGACCCACGCATTCGCTGCATTCGTCAAGAAAATGCAGGAGCATCCGCCGCACGAAACAGGGGCGTGGCCGAAGCGCAGGGCCGATATGTGGCATTTCTGGATTCGGATGACGAGTTCCTGCCCGGAAAGCTCTCAAATTTTCGCAAAGCAATTACCGCAGATCCCGCGGGCGGAATGATCGTCTGGTACTCTCCGCTGTTTTTCCATCGCGACGAAGGCAATCGGATGGTGAAGCCGGGCAGGTCGATTGGCGAGAATGAACCCATCGGGGATTACCTTTTCGCCAATAACGGCCTGATGCAAACCTCGACACTTGTCGTACCTCGTGAGCTTCTGATGCGGACAGGTTTCGACGAAACGCTACGCTGTCTGGAGGATCTCGACCTGTGCCTGAGCCTTGAAAATGCCGGAGCCCGGTTTCGCATGCTGCCCGATCCTTTGGTGATCTGGCATGACGATCAGGCAGAGGGAAGACTTTCCTATACGACCTCTCCGGATGAAATTGTGGACTGGGCCAACCATCAGGCATCGCGACTGACCGCAAAGGCAGAAAGCGGATTTCTGGCACGTTTCCTCGTTCCTCAGATTTTACGCTCGCAGCCAAAACATGCCCTTTCTATCCTTCGCCGCGCAATCTTTCTTGGCGCCATATCACCCAAACGCGCCGCTGCGATCATGATGCATGGACTGACCCCGAGCACATATCGTCGCCTTCGGGATACAATGGTTAGGCTGCGGCATGGCTAA
- a CDS encoding glycosyltransferase — translation MAKRQPSSAPLHIVHVTEASLGGVATYLEELLTAQIEGLPEARIDLLSPEINRDALSGVNGKNFHFIGFPHKRSSKKDLITLGWRTIQHLRRVKPDIVHIHSTFAGAAIRGLAPLIPRRTKVIYCPHGWAFSRHGSRRMQRSVAAVERVLSRATDRIICISDYELSEALNVGIPDRKLTVINNGVSPRPALPSRSARNEGQPRLIAFAGRFDRQKGYDTFLQVMRKLGDSARGAAIGSAIVSADKLPEVPENVDLLGWQPRQRVFELFSRADLLLVPSRWEGFGLVAVEAMQARLPVFASRVGGLQDIVIDHETGRLFTPDAVEEIVAAIRASSDTDLRRYGEQSYRRYLQKYTADRMAGQVDALYRNLLNCATDRT, via the coding sequence ATGGCTAAGCGGCAACCTAGCTCAGCGCCTCTACATATCGTTCATGTCACCGAGGCATCGCTTGGTGGCGTCGCCACCTATCTTGAGGAATTGCTTACCGCGCAGATTGAGGGCCTTCCCGAAGCTCGGATCGACCTGCTTAGCCCCGAGATCAATCGTGATGCGCTGTCTGGTGTCAACGGCAAAAATTTCCACTTTATCGGCTTCCCGCATAAGCGATCCTCTAAGAAGGATTTGATAACACTTGGCTGGCGAACGATCCAGCATTTGCGGCGCGTGAAGCCGGATATAGTACATATACACTCAACATTCGCCGGAGCCGCAATTCGCGGCCTTGCGCCTCTGATCCCGAGACGGACGAAAGTCATCTACTGTCCGCATGGATGGGCATTCTCTCGGCACGGCAGCCGCAGGATGCAACGCAGTGTGGCTGCGGTCGAGCGGGTACTCAGCAGGGCGACGGACCGCATTATCTGCATCTCGGATTATGAGCTGAGCGAAGCGCTGAATGTGGGCATTCCCGACCGCAAGCTGACCGTCATAAATAACGGCGTAAGCCCGCGCCCGGCTCTGCCCTCACGCAGCGCACGCAATGAAGGCCAGCCCCGGCTGATCGCCTTTGCAGGGCGATTTGACCGCCAGAAAGGCTATGACACCTTTCTGCAGGTGATGCGCAAGCTGGGCGATTCCGCCAGAGGCGCGGCGATCGGCAGCGCCATCGTCTCGGCAGATAAACTGCCCGAAGTGCCAGAGAATGTTGATCTTCTCGGCTGGCAACCCCGCCAGCGGGTGTTTGAACTGTTTTCTCGCGCTGACCTGCTTCTCGTGCCGTCTCGCTGGGAAGGATTCGGCCTGGTGGCGGTCGAGGCGATGCAGGCAAGGCTGCCGGTCTTTGCAAGCCGCGTCGGCGGCTTACAGGATATCGTGATCGACCATGAAACAGGACGCTTATTCACGCCGGATGCAGTTGAGGAAATTGTCGCAGCTATTCGGGCGAGCAGCGACACGGATCTGCGCCGATACGGTGAACAGAGCTATCGACGTTACCTGCAAAAATACACCGCGGATCGCATGGCAGGCCAAGTAGATGCGCTGTATCGGAATTTGCTGAACTGCGCTACCGACAGGACATAA
- a CDS encoding glycosyltransferase family 2 protein — protein sequence MSSSFLLSVVIPNRNRARPLLRSVLSILDQSEDRIEIIVVDDCSETDLSSEYGFLESKGVKILRQTRHLRGAAARNRGASEAAGTHISFLDSDDMWLSGRYDEIRSFYADPAHMHSVLIGRSVLHLDGEIRPSIQPVWKKGSSLVEYAYRDRGRIQTSMLAMSTEIARKYPFDETLRVNQDTDLAMRMDRAGIGFVVAAVTSLVKEETRDSHRLTMGRETADLSYAWFKRESHDWSAAAKSGYHLEDRVWRLADSGRRGAALLSLLRTLFPPVSVRESARRGVSLALGERGYSRLKQGISMLKGAGRTEEKFGQGYLDRWQRLSREADAICASVRSGDVGGASGPISRSRVVLGRKGR from the coding sequence ATGAGTAGCTCTTTTCTTCTTTCCGTAGTGATCCCGAACCGCAACCGGGCCCGGCCTTTGCTACGGTCGGTACTGTCAATTCTGGATCAGTCCGAGGACCGGATCGAGATCATCGTTGTGGATGATTGCTCCGAAACCGACCTGTCCTCAGAATACGGGTTTCTCGAATCCAAAGGCGTTAAAATCCTGCGCCAGACGCGGCATTTGCGGGGTGCTGCTGCCCGAAATCGCGGTGCGAGTGAGGCAGCAGGTACGCATATCAGTTTTCTCGATTCTGACGATATGTGGCTTTCGGGGCGATATGATGAGATCAGGAGCTTCTATGCCGACCCCGCTCATATGCACAGCGTGCTGATCGGTCGCTCGGTTCTTCATCTCGACGGAGAGATCCGGCCTTCTATTCAGCCTGTGTGGAAGAAAGGCAGTTCACTGGTCGAGTACGCCTATCGCGACCGGGGCCGGATTCAGACATCCATGCTGGCAATGTCGACAGAAATCGCGCGTAAATATCCTTTCGATGAGACGCTGCGGGTTAATCAGGATACTGATCTGGCAATGCGGATGGATCGCGCCGGGATCGGCTTCGTGGTTGCCGCAGTTACTTCGTTGGTGAAGGAAGAAACTCGGGACAGTCATCGCCTGACGATGGGCCGCGAGACGGCGGACCTGTCCTATGCGTGGTTTAAGCGGGAGTCGCATGACTGGTCGGCGGCGGCAAAAAGCGGGTACCATCTGGAGGATCGTGTCTGGCGTCTGGCGGATTCCGGTCGCCGTGGGGCAGCTTTACTAAGCCTTCTGCGTACACTTTTTCCCCCGGTTTCGGTCAGGGAATCAGCGCGGCGTGGAGTTAGCTTGGCGCTTGGCGAACGGGGATATTCCCGGCTGAAACAAGGCATAAGCATGCTGAAAGGCGCAGGTAGGACAGAAGAAAAATTCGGCCAGGGCTATCTGGATCGCTGGCAGCGTCTGAGCCGCGAGGCGGATGCGATCTGCGCATCGGTCAGGTCCGGTGATGTTGGCGGTGCATCCGGTCCAATAAGTAGGTCTCGCGTGGTTTTGGGCAGAAAAGGGCGCTAG
- a CDS encoding fumarate hydratase produces the protein MPAITEDDTISSIADALQFISYYHPRDFIRAMASAWETEKSPAAKDAIAQILVNSRMAALGHRPICQDTGVANITARIGVQAQLGWKRPLQEIVDDAVRLAYRNSDNPLRASVVADPFGERGNTRDNAPAMLHVEMVSGDRVTFDVSAKGGGSENKTRFAVLNPSASVADWVVETVETLGAGWCPPGILGIGIGGSVDKAMVMAKQALNEPIDVTALRETGPTTPEEELRLEIIERINALGIGAQGLGGVTTALDVKIRSFPTHAASLPVAMVPNCAATRHVSFTLDGNGPAQLEAPDLSDWPDLNIEDSWSNARRVDLDSLTRDGIAEWQPGETLLLSGKILTGRDAAHRRIQQLLAEGKTLPVDVRDRAIYYVGPVDPVGNEVVGPAGPTTSTRMDKYSDMMLDRLGVAVMVGKAERGDATIEAIARNKAAYLIAVGGAAYLVSQAIREAQVIAFEDLGMEAIHEFTLKDMPVTVAVDAKGNSVHRSGPLRWRK, from the coding sequence ATGCCAGCCATCACGGAAGACGATACGATCAGCAGCATCGCAGACGCGCTGCAATTCATCTCTTACTATCATCCGCGCGACTTCATCCGCGCAATGGCATCCGCATGGGAAACGGAAAAAAGCCCCGCCGCGAAAGACGCCATCGCCCAGATCCTTGTCAATTCACGCATGGCCGCGCTTGGCCATCGTCCGATCTGTCAGGATACCGGCGTCGCCAATATCACGGCCCGGATCGGCGTGCAGGCGCAGCTTGGCTGGAAGCGCCCGCTGCAAGAGATCGTCGACGATGCCGTCCGCCTCGCCTATCGCAACTCGGACAACCCGCTTCGCGCCTCGGTGGTCGCGGACCCTTTCGGAGAGCGGGGAAATACGCGCGACAATGCCCCCGCCATGCTGCATGTCGAGATGGTCTCGGGTGATCGGGTAACATTTGATGTCTCGGCCAAGGGCGGAGGCTCAGAAAACAAGACCAGATTCGCCGTTCTGAACCCATCCGCATCGGTCGCCGACTGGGTTGTCGAAACCGTTGAGACTCTGGGCGCGGGATGGTGCCCTCCGGGGATACTCGGCATCGGGATCGGGGGCAGCGTCGACAAGGCAATGGTCATGGCCAAACAGGCGCTGAACGAACCGATCGACGTGACGGCGCTGAGGGAAACCGGACCGACCACACCAGAGGAAGAACTTCGGCTGGAAATCATCGAACGGATCAACGCGCTTGGCATCGGCGCTCAGGGTCTGGGGGGCGTGACAACCGCGCTGGATGTAAAGATCCGCAGCTTTCCGACGCATGCCGCCTCGCTTCCTGTGGCGATGGTGCCGAATTGCGCGGCAACGCGGCATGTCAGCTTCACGCTGGACGGCAACGGTCCAGCACAGCTTGAGGCCCCGGACCTGTCGGATTGGCCCGATCTGAATATCGAGGATTCCTGGAGCAATGCCCGCCGCGTCGATCTGGACAGTCTGACCCGCGACGGGATCGCAGAGTGGCAGCCGGGGGAAACGCTGCTTCTGTCCGGCAAGATCCTGACCGGGCGCGATGCCGCGCACCGGCGGATTCAGCAATTGCTGGCCGAGGGGAAAACCTTGCCGGTCGATGTCAGGGATCGGGCAATCTATTATGTCGGGCCGGTCGATCCGGTCGGGAATGAGGTGGTCGGCCCGGCGGGCCCCACCACATCGACGCGGATGGATAAATACAGCGATATGATGCTGGACCGTTTGGGCGTTGCCGTCATGGTCGGCAAAGCCGAACGCGGCGACGCAACAATCGAGGCGATTGCCCGCAACAAGGCCGCCTATCTGATCGCAGTAGGCGGCGCGGCATATCTTGTCTCTCAGGCGATACGCGAGGCGCAGGTCATCGCTTTCGAGGATCTCGGAATGGAGGCGATCCACGAATTCACCCTGAAGGACATGCCGGTCACGGTCGCGGTCGATGCAAAGGGAAATTCGGTGCACCGATCCGGGCCGCTTCGGTGGCGAAAGTAA